From the Jilunia laotingensis genome, the window CGGGTGACTGGAAATATGAAGACTGGAATGGAGATGGTATCATAGACAGTAATGACGTTTATCCGAATGCATATGAACATATGGGTGATAACGGAAATCCTAAGATGACATTCGGTGCGGCTATTTCGGCTGAATGGAAAGGGTTTGATGTGAGTCTATTGTTTCAGGGCGGTGGCGGATTTAATGTAATCTATTTTGAACAATTGCAATATCCTTTATGCTTTGGAGGTAATGGTTTGGCACATTTTTATGACAGATACCGTCAGGATGAAAGCGGAAACTGGATACCCGGAAAATGGCCTACCACTCGGGATGCCGGATCGTATAGTGTAAATTATGCCCGATGCAAACAGACCACTTATGATGCATCTTATCTACGCTTGAAAAGTATGGAAATCGGCTACACTATTCCTAAAAATCTCACCCGAAAGTTCAAGGTCGATCGTTTGAGAATATTTGCAAGTGGGTACAACTTGTTTACATTATCCAATTTGGACTTTGTAGATCCAGAACATCCGGAAGGTAATTACGGGTATTTGTATCCGATTATGAGAAACTTTAATTTTGGATTGAACTTAGCATTCTAATTTGAAAGACTATGAAAATAAATAAAATATTAGTGTCATTTCTGACGATGGTGATGTCCTTCAGTTCTTGCGATTATTTAGATGTGCCACCCATTAATATTATGCAAGATGATGCCATCTTTAAGTCGGAATCCGGAATAAAATCATATATGACTACTCTATACTATGATTTGCCGATAGAAGATTTTCGTTTTACCCAACAGGGGTTCAATGTATCCGGTAAAGGTCAGGGACGTTTGCCCAATGTTTCCGGTGAAGCGATGTGTCATTCTTCGGATGATATTTCTACCATTGGTGACGGAACTTGGTGGGGATGTTGGGATTATGGAAAAGTGCGCCGTGTCAATTATTTCCTTCAGAACTTTCCGGCTTATCAAAAGAACTTTTCAGGAGTTCTTGGTAATGCCTGGCTGGGTGAAGCATACTTTATCAGGGCTTATTACTATTTCGCAATGGTTAAGCGGTATGGCGGTGTACCTATTTTAAAAGAGCCTCAGGAGTATACCGGTGATATTGAGGTCTTAAAGGTCCCGAGAAATACGGAAAAAGAATGTTATGATTTTATTGCGGAAGATTTGGATGAAGCGGCACGATTATTACCGGATAACGAATCATTGTTGGGTAAAGGGCGTGCTACTAAATACGCTGCTTTGGCATTAAAATCCCGTGCAATGCTTTATGCAGGGAGTATCGCCCGTTATGGCAAGATGGATTTGAATGGTTTGGTCGGGATAGAAGAATCACTATCCGATGGCTATTTTAAACAAGCTTATGATGCGGTAAAAGAGATTGAAAAGTCCCGGAAATTCTCTTTATATGAAAAGAATGCGGATAAAGAGAAGAACTTTGCAGAACTTTTCTTGGCGGAAGATAGTCCGGAAAATATTTTCGTGAAGTATTTCCAACGCAATATTAATGCGCATGGATGGGATGTATATTTCGTCCCTTATCAATATCGCGGAAGTGGATTCTCTTCGAATATGAATCCTACTTTAGAATTTGTAGAAATGTTTGAGCGTAAGGATGGTACACCAGCTAACTTTGCTGAAAGAGCTAGAGGTGCCTATTTTGATGATCCGTCGGAATTGTTTGAAAACATGGATGCACGCTTTGGAGGTTCGATTATATATCCGAATGCAAAATTCAAAGGAGAAGCTTGCTCTATCCAAAAAGGACTGATTTTGGAAGATGGTTCTAAAAAGGAAGATGCGGTTGATTATGAAAAAGCTGTTTACACGGCTAAAGACGGAAAGGTTTATCACATTGTAGGTAAGAGTGGATGTGGAAACTATTCCGGGAACATGACAGGCTTCTTTATGCGTAAATATTTGAATGAAAACCTGCCGACTGCCGAAATACTTGAAAGCTATTCCGAACAGCACTGGATTGATTTCAGATATGCCGAAGTTCTCTTGAATGGAATCGAGGCAGCCGTAGAAATGGGACAGCATTTGGATGATGCTTTGGTATGGATCAATGATATTCGTAAGCGGGCTGATATCAAACAACTTTCTTCATCGGAACTGACCGTTGACAGAGTCCGTCATGAAAGAAGAATAGAACTGGCTTTTGAAAATCAAACGTATTGGGATCTGAGACGTTGGCGAATTGCCGATAAAGTAATAGAAACAAAACAGTATACAGGATTGTGTCCTTATTTTGATATCAATAAACAGAAATATGTTTTTGAGGAGTCTGCTGCAAACAAGTACTATTATACGTTCTCAGCCAAGATGTATTATGAAAGAATTCCTGATGGTGAAATTGCTAAAAACGGGAAGTTAATACAAAATCCATATTATAATTGAAAAGGTAAGTGAATATGAAAAAGTTATATTATATTTTTAGTCTATCTGCATTGCTCCTTTCTTCTTGTGGATATTTTGAATATGATAATTATGAAGCTCCGAATTCCGGTTTGGAAGGAACTGTAGTCGATAAAAAGACAAACGAACCTTTGCAGGGAGAAGCCGCCAATAGTTATAAAATCGAATATTATGAATTGAGTTGGGAGGAAGCCGGCCATGCTAACACTCAATCTCAGTTCTTTTGGGGAAAGGCAGACGGGACCTTTCAGAATACGAAGATTTTCTCAGGAAAATATCGTATCACTTTAAAAGAGGGGGCTTTTTATGCTCCCGAACCGGAGGTTGTATATCTTGAAAAGGATAAACTGACTAAACTCCATTATTCTGTGACGCCTTATGCTCGTGTGAATATTAATGAGATAGCGCTTGCTGGTAGTAAACAGAATAATCTGGAGATAAAGTATACGATTGAGGATACGGAGAAGGAGATTGATACGGAAGGCATCGATGAGGACTTATATACGCTGAGTGAGGCGCAAGTATTCATTTCCAGTAAATCACCGAATGTAGGGGTAAATAATTCCGAGACAAAATATACCATCAAAGCTAAAAAGGAATTTTCCCGTGGAGATTATGAGCCGGGTGTACCGTTCCAGGTTGTAGAAAAAAATGTCAAGAAACTGTCTCCCGGAAAGTATTGGGTTCGTATTGGAATCCGTACCGGCAACCCTCAGAAGAGATATAATTTTAGTCCTGTACAGGAGATCGTGGTTCCGGAAGTAGATACGGAAAATTAAAAAGACAACGTATGAATATAAAATGTTTTATATGTCTCTTATTGGGAATGAGTAGCGCTGTGACAGTAATGTCACAGCCGGCTACCGTTGCCGGTGAGCAAGTGGAAGCTCCTTCACAGGATGCCTTGGTGATCCCGATGAATGAGTCGGCTGTGTCCGTGGTATATGATCCCAATAACTCTGCTACCTTTACGGAGGATGGAATAAAGGCAACAAGTGACGGATTGACATTGGACTTAGGTGAAATAGATTTTGACTCTGATAGTTATAATGCGATATGGGTGGAAATGGCAAATGTCATGAAGCCGACTGAAGAGACAGGATTTGATTTTTATTTGGACGATATGTTATTGGAACCTAAAACTGATTTTAAGATCAGTCAGGAAATTCCTCACCTGGATTCTTATGCTTCGGATAAAGAACCGCAATCCGGACTGTATTTTAAGAATGAAAATGTTCCCATCGACATGATTTCTGTTTTTGATGTACGTCGGGACGACAGTTATGGTAAGATTACAGCAGCAGTGGCTCAGGGAGTGCTGAATCAGCAGAAAGCAGAGGTGTATCTGGTGTAT encodes:
- a CDS encoding RagB/SusD family nutrient uptake outer membrane protein; translation: MKINKILVSFLTMVMSFSSCDYLDVPPINIMQDDAIFKSESGIKSYMTTLYYDLPIEDFRFTQQGFNVSGKGQGRLPNVSGEAMCHSSDDISTIGDGTWWGCWDYGKVRRVNYFLQNFPAYQKNFSGVLGNAWLGEAYFIRAYYYFAMVKRYGGVPILKEPQEYTGDIEVLKVPRNTEKECYDFIAEDLDEAARLLPDNESLLGKGRATKYAALALKSRAMLYAGSIARYGKMDLNGLVGIEESLSDGYFKQAYDAVKEIEKSRKFSLYEKNADKEKNFAELFLAEDSPENIFVKYFQRNINAHGWDVYFVPYQYRGSGFSSNMNPTLEFVEMFERKDGTPANFAERARGAYFDDPSELFENMDARFGGSIIYPNAKFKGEACSIQKGLILEDGSKKEDAVDYEKAVYTAKDGKVYHIVGKSGCGNYSGNMTGFFMRKYLNENLPTAEILESYSEQHWIDFRYAEVLLNGIEAAVEMGQHLDDALVWINDIRKRADIKQLSSSELTVDRVRHERRIELAFENQTYWDLRRWRIADKVIETKQYTGLCPYFDINKQKYVFEESAANKYYYTFSAKMYYERIPDGEIAKNGKLIQNPYYN
- a CDS encoding DUF3823 domain-containing protein; the protein is MKKLYYIFSLSALLLSSCGYFEYDNYEAPNSGLEGTVVDKKTNEPLQGEAANSYKIEYYELSWEEAGHANTQSQFFWGKADGTFQNTKIFSGKYRITLKEGAFYAPEPEVVYLEKDKLTKLHYSVTPYARVNINEIALAGSKQNNLEIKYTIEDTEKEIDTEGIDEDLYTLSEAQVFISSKSPNVGVNNSETKYTIKAKKEFSRGDYEPGVPFQVVEKNVKKLSPGKYWVRIGIRTGNPQKRYNFSPVQEIVVPEVDTEN